Proteins from one Anopheles nili chromosome 2, idAnoNiliSN_F5_01, whole genome shotgun sequence genomic window:
- the LOC128730193 gene encoding LOW QUALITY PROTEIN: uncharacterized protein LOC128730193 (The sequence of the model RefSeq protein was modified relative to this genomic sequence to represent the inferred CDS: substituted 1 base at 1 genomic stop codon) yields MIHVDETDPLGDVPPAFPYREVEIKRGVDPKQIYELSSELGRGKFGVVYKCKEKSTGVRLAAKFIQIVKKGDRRNIEREVHMMNVLHHSKIAQLYAAYEFDRTFCVMMELVEGGELFDRVLDEKFVLTEKACAIFMRQICDAVAYIHGNNIIHLDMKPENILCLTESGNRIKIIDFGLAREYDPDNKLQVLFGTPEFVAPEVVNFEAISFATDMWSVGVIAYVLVSGLSPFAGEDDIQTMGNITIGRYDFLDEAFDNVSEEAIDFINRCLVKEQKERLTAEDALKHKWIKRKPQYHPTNRRPSLTSFKPILLESNNNNSNVTVGLKTRAKTACPFLTGTASFSLXSPEIAKDNLKELVNKWDETPNNRYAFEQDTENIIAPSGETVQLRRPTLPELAGLPNGSNTSGSRRGSIARETDPTENEEDNVENEAPNGGDPTHKLLQINITMKDEQKQHLYRYGNEHTSNDNDVQPIVLELKQQKEAELREPDISGCSFQNMRNVLNTSASAAVTTTCDSDREHLTLNTLGCADCALPEADCANNEAIVCLNGFGSNSISSSDSNGSISSYSSVAKQEPVLATNRLAACNLDGGFEPASTAIVVIIERTCNPFPELPVSDTHTDSSASDVPVHRTSETPDLLCLSADSDSVASSDTTASVGTDLVSQPDQSQVSSPGGSTHRDKVRDDLRKLSDLLKLSLTNVKAVDGAAGLEDGSEAVTMPTSPGPLELDSELESLKSKVNTIRTSRAQNKLNELAQRPDFLANDTFKLPTFRFLPKSISLCNEDSVFKENYTKFCDRNATTRQETVPEKVESTAVTVVRKKSSTSSGTKKKKDTEGTSTTSTTTTTTTFASTASGRIASTTTVRKTIVKQQKVVLDDGVSPASNTASSDNRRVIAPTKSLDGTTDATLARSASVKRTKFRVNQMSSRDVPVAINSVARRYLERSGVQDDLSTTAPSARLPQMVNGVQASLDDTVTANNLRNSALRLRSSVSADWDAMDAVENRSMKTINTFLKRHAVASSAVRQIQAQLEASITTHK; encoded by the exons ATGATCCACGTGGACGAAACAGATCCTCTGGGTG ATGTGCCGCCAGCGTTCCCGTACAGAGAGGTGGAAATTAAGCGCGGCGTCGATCCAAAACAGATATACGAACTCAGCTCGGAGCTCGGCAG GGGAAAGTTTGGTGTCGTGTACAAATGCAAGGAAAAGTCGACCGGCGTCCGACTGGCGGCCAAATTCATTCAGATCGTGAAAAAGGGTGACCGGCGCAACATCGAACGCGAGGTGCACATGATGAACGTCCTACACCACTCGAAGATCGCTCAGCTATATGCGGCGTACGAGTTTGATCGTACCTTTTGCGTCATGATGGAGCT CGTGGAAGGCGGTGAACTGTTTGACCGGGTGCTGGACGAAAAGTTCGTCCTCACGGAGAAGGCATGCGCGATCTTCATGCGTCAGATCTGTGACGCTGTCGCGTACATCCACGGGAACAACATCATCCACCTCGATATGAAGCCGGAGAACATCCTCTGCCTCACGGAGAGCGGTAATCGGATCAAAATCATCGATTTTGGGCTGGCGCGTGAGTACGATCCGGACAACAAGCTTCAGGTCCTGTTCGGTACACCCGAGTTCGTCGCTCCAGAGGTGGTCAACTTCGAAGCAATTTCGTTTGCGACCGACATGTGGAGCGTTGGTGTGATCGCCTATGTGCT CGTTTCCGGACTGTCTCCATTTGCCGGTGAGGATGACATCCAAACGATGGGCAACATTACGATTGGGCGGTACGACTTTCTTGATGAAGCGTTTGACAACGTGTCCGAAGAGGCGATCGACTTCATCAACCGGTGTCTGGTTAAGGAGCAAAA GGAACGTCTCACTGCCGAGGATGCACTCAAACACAAGTGGATCAAACGAAAACCACAGTACCATCCAACGAATCGGCGACCCTCGCTCACCAGCTTCAAGCCGATCTTGCttgaaagcaacaacaacaacagcaatgtAACGGTAGGCTTGAAAACGCGAGCCAAGACGGCTTGCCCTTTTCTCACAGGAACTGCTTCATTTTCGTTGTAGAGTCCCGAAATTGCTAAAGATAACTTGAAGGAACTAGTCAACAAGTGGGACGAAACGCCCAACAACCGGTACGCGTTTGAACAGGACACAGAGAACATTATTGCGCCCTCCGGAGAAACGGTGCAACTTCGGAGACCCACGCTTCCGGAGTTGGCCGGCCTGCCAAATGGAAGCAATACGTCCGGTAGTCGAAGAGGTAGCATCGCTCGGG AAACTGACCCGACCGAAAACGAGGAGGACAACGTCGAGAATGAGGCACCAAACGGCGGCGATCCAACACACAAACTGCTCCAAATCAATATAACAATGAAGGACGAACAAAAGCAACACCTGTATCGCTATGGCAACGAGCATACTAGCAATGACAACGACGTCCAACCAATAGTGCTCGAGCTTAAACAACAGAAGGAGGCTGAATTGAGGGAACCTGATATTTCCGGATGTTCCTTTCAGAACATGCGCAACGTTTTGAACACCTCGGCGTCTGCAGCAGTAACTACTACATGCGATAGTGACAGGGAGCACCTAACGCTTAACACCTTGGGATGCGCTGATTGTGCCTTGCCAGAGGCTGATTGTGCTAACAACGAGGCAATCGTGTGCTTGAATGGGTTTGGCAGCAATAGTATTAGCAGTAGTGATAGTAATGGCAGTATTAGTAGCTATAGTAGCGTAGCGAAGCAGGAGCCTGTCCTTGCCACTAACCGACTGGCAGCTTGCAATCTCGACGGTGGTTTCGAACCGGCATCGACggccatcgtcgtcatcatcgagCGCACTTGCAATCCATTCCCTGAACTTCCGGTCTCTGACACGCACACTGATTCGAGCGCATCTGACGTACCTGTACACCGTACGTCCGAAACGCCCGATTTGCTCTGCCTTTCCGCAGATAGCGACTCCGTCGCGTCGTCTGACACTACGGCGAGTGTTGGCACGGATCTGGTCAGTCAGCCCGACCAGTCGCAGGTGTCGAGTCCGGGTGGTTCGACGCACCGGGACAAGGTACGTGACGATTTGCGTAAACTATCCGACTTACTAAAGCTTTCCCTCACGAACGTGAAGGCGGTAGATGGAGCAGCGGGCTTGGAGGACGGATCGGAGGCTGTTACCATGCCCACGTCTCCCGGACCGCTCGAGCTGGACAGCGAGCTGGAGAGCCTGAAATCGAAGGTGAACACGATCCGCACATCTCGTGCCCAAAACAAGCTAAACGAACTGGCGCAACGGCCCGATTTCTTGGCCAACGATACGTTCAAACTACCCACGTTCCGATTCCTGCCGAAATCGATCAGCCTGTGCAACGAGGACTCGGTGTTCAAGGAGAACTACACAAAGTTCTGCGACCGGAACGCGACTACCCGCCAAGAAACAGTCCCGGAGAAGGTAGAATCCACCGCAGTGACGGTTGTTCGCAAGAAATCTTCCACGTCTTCcggaacgaagaagaaaaaggacacggaaGGGACGTCGACAACATCAACTAcgactaccaccaccaccttcgCCAGCACGGCCTCGGGTCGTATCGCGTCCACGACAACAGTTCGCAAAACGATTGTCAAACAGCAGAAGGTGGTGTTGGACGATGGAGTCTCCCCAGCTAGCAACACCGCGTCCTCTGACAACCGACGTGTGATCGCACCGACGAAGAGTCTCGATGGTACGACTGACGCGACGTTGGCTCGTTCTGCTTCGGTCAAGCGCACGAAATTCCGAGTCAACCAGATGAGCAGTCGAGACGTGCCGGTGGCCATCAACTCAGTAGCCCGACGATACCTCGAACGGAGCGGTGTTCAGGACGATCTGTCGACTACTGCGCCTAGTGCGAGGCTACCACAGATGGTCAACGGAGTGCAGGCCAGCCTCGACGACACGGTGACGGCGAACAATCTGCGCAACAGTGCTCTACGACTTCGCAGCTCGGTTTCCGCCGACTGGGACGCGATGGATGCGGTCGAGAACCGATCGATGAAGACGATTAACACCTTCCTAAAGCGTCATGCTGTTGCGAGCTCCGCTGTGCGACAGATACAGGCCCAGCTGGAGGCAAGCATTACGACGCACAAGTAG
- the LOC128721408 gene encoding transient-receptor-potential-like protein has product MGNEKKDPGGVGVQIESPSPVPSNTSAAFNMITNINLPVPLSLEEKKYLLAVERGDLASVKRILQRAHRRRNVNVNCVDSLGRGALTLAIENENLEMVELLVVMNVETKDALLLAINAEFVEAVELLLEHEELIHKEGEPYVSRTKLACSTKMRLSLTFENLSQSWQRVDINTAMFTPDVTPLMLAAHKNNYEILKILLDRGATLPMPHDVKCGCDDCIRRSSEDSLRHSLARVNEYRALASPSLIALSSQDPLLTAFQLSWELRNLAFAEQECKSQYLELRHQCQNFAVELLDQSRSSQELAIILNYDPDSPPYMDGDHMKLTRLELAIDYKQKKFVAHPNIQQLLAAMWYEGVPGFRRKSASEKIFIIVRTAVLFPIYCMMYMVAPSCETSKFMRKPFMKFLIHASSYLFFLFLLILVSQRAEVQVVLLFGTESMKRALQEELARQRGNGPTYLECLVVIYVMGFIWEETQEIFIEGIRSYLRNMWNFIDFSRNFLYCCVALLRVIAYIQQTSQIANDPSTAYIAREHWDDFDPQLIAEGLFAAANIFSALKLVHLFSINPHLGPLQISLGRMVIDIVKFFFIYSLVLFAFACGLNQLLWYFADLEKSKCYSLKGGLPDWDNQGDACMKWRRFGNLFESSQSLFWASFGMVGLENFELQGIKSYTRFWGLLMFGSYSVINVIVLLNLLIAMMSNSYAMIDEHSDTEWKFARTRLWMSYFEESSTLPPPFNIFPNMKHLMRLFGKKKKRDLKRESTIRRKEDKERAERYTNVMRALVWRYVSAMHRRMEQDAVTEDDINEVKTEISAMRYELLDIFEKNGMDVSAVDRKEKAVLAKRMKIWERRLMKDFHVAPVEIAEQEEEEEEEDANPLARFRRVAKKVANNTTSAKWGQVMTGVGVEINTQIGRCRNRDSFRQQQQLQKAMAEARRLVERSPLPHSRSASPSIDGYTDETTNTLLHLLSQLAEDGDASPGNTLNMHDAKSGATTPLNMLTAQLQAALSKTPSPRMMKSSKSCSDGGLKSPAGTLGSVGRSRSPGGGSRLEGSALAKSPLASIAGSKSPSPDGTPAPEKKGSLTVKSPPPPSIKSPPPCKSLPTSTVLSPPPPTVQSPPPTIHITRTESQLVKKSDLKDSCEEAEESKAAPPLPTSPPPTESLKQSVVHSDDPEPLVSGVNSPPKVVKRKAPAPMPASTGEDISVARPVAVKPQPGQGMLPPPPSKEDLAAGPQPSPAVPAIIPTFSTTPATPLPTQKVLATQPTPSPVVAKSRVTSPPPTVASPPLVPLIKTELMEDLEPSATSTSKGSSSNGAKESLIVGSGDASADAARAASSPPCLRPYRKVDDVTTIKRQPKSGWL; this is encoded by the exons AtgggaaacgaaaagaagGACCCCGGCGGGGTCGGAGTACAGATCGAGTCACCGTCCCCGGTGCCATCCAACACCTCGGCCGCATTTAATATGATCACCAACATCAATCTACCCGTGCCATTGTCACTCGAGGAGAAAAAGTATCTCCTGGCAGTGGAACGGGGTGACCTGGCAAGCGTCAAGCGAATCCTCCAGCGGGCCCACCGGCGACGCAACGTGAACGTCAATTGTGTAGATTCGTTGGGGAGAGGAGCGCTGACGCTGGCCATCGAGAATGAAAATCTCGAAATGGTCGAATTGCTGGTGGTCATGAACGTCGAGACGAAGGATGCGCTGCTATTGGCCATCAATGCGGAGTTTGTTGAAGCCGTCGAGCTTCTGCTGGAGCATGAAGAGCTCATCCACAAGGAGGGCGAACCCTACGTAAGTCGTACGAAGTTAGCATGTTCGACCAAAATGCGGTTGTCTCTCACTTTTGAAAATCTTTCACAGAGCTGGCAACGAGTGGATATCAACACGGCCATGTTTACACCTGATGTAACGCCGCTCATGCTGGCTGCTCATAAGAACAACTACGAAATCTTGAAGATTCTCCTTGACCGTGGTGCAACCCTACCAATGCCTCACGACGTCAA ATGCGGTTGCGATGATTGTATTCGTCGTTCTTCGGAGGACTCTCTGCGGCATTCGTTGGCTCGTGTCAATGAATACCGAGCCCTAGCAAGTCCGTCGCTGATCGCGCTTAGCTCGCAAGATCCTTTACTGACGGCGTTTCAGCTTTCCTGGGAGCTTCGCAATCTTGCCTTTGCAGAGCAGGAATGCAAATCGCAGTACCTCGAGTTACGCCATCAATGTCAAAATTTTGCCGTCGAGCTGCTGGACCAATCACGTAGCTCTCAAGAGCTGGCTATCATCCTAAACTACGATCCCGATTCGCCACCCTACATGGACGGCGATCACATGAAGCTTACTCGGCTCGAGCTCGCGATTGACTACAAGCAGAAGAAGTTTGTGGCTCATCCAAACATCCAACAGTTACTGGCGGCTATGTGGTACGAAGGCGTTCCTGGTTTCCGGCGGAAGTCTGCCTCAGAgaaaatttttatcattgttCGCACGGCTGTACTTTTCCCGATCTATTGCATGATGTATATGGTTGCTCCGTCCTGTGAAACGTCTAAGTTTATGCGAAAACCATTCATGAAGTTTTTGATCCATGCGTCATCATATCTCTTCTTTCTGT TTCTTCTAATTTTGGTGTCACAACGGGCAGAAGTACAAGTCGTGCTTCTGTTTGGTACCGAGAGTATGAAGAGAGCACTACAAGAAGAGTTGGCCCGTCAACGAGGCAACGGTCCAACGTATCTTGAGTGCCTCGTCGTCATTTACGTCATGGGCTTCATATGGGAAGAAACCCAAGAAATCTTCATCGAGGGTATTCGCAGCTACCTCCGGAACATGTGGAATTTCATCGATTTTTCACGGAACTTCCTCTACTGTTGCGTGGCGCTACTACGTGTAATCGCTTACATTCAACAAACCTCCCAGATCGCGAATGATCCCAGCACAGCGTATATCGCCCGTGAACACTGGGATGACTTTGATCCACAGCTAATCGCAGAAGGTCTGTTTGCGGCAGCCAACATATTTTCTGCCCTCAAGCTGGTGCATCTGTTTTCGATCAATCCGCATCTCGGACCACTGCAGATCTCGTTGGGACGAATGGTGATCGATATCGtgaaatttttcttcatttattcACTCGTGCTCTTTGCCTTCGCTTGCGGTTTGAATCAGCTGTTATGGTACTTTGCCGATCTGGAAAAATCAAAGTGCTATAGTCTGAAGGGAGGATTGCCGGACTGGGACAACCAAGGCGATGCTTGCATGAAGTGGAGACGATTTGGAAA TCTGTTCGAATCCTCACAATCTCTCTTTTGGGCCAGTTTCGGTATGGTAGGACTGGAAAATTTCGAGCTTCAGGGAATCAAATCGTACACGCGTTTCTGGGGCCTGCTTATGTTTGGTTCGTACAGTGTGATCAACGTGATCGTGCTTTTGAACCTGCTTATCGCTATGATGTCCAACTCGTATGCCATGATCGACGAACACTCGGATACTGAATGGAAATTCGCAAGGACGCGTCTCTGGATGAGCTACTTCGAGGAAAGTTCCACTTTGCCACCGCCATTCAACATCTTCCCGAATATGAAACACCTGATGCGTCTCTTcggcaaaaagaagaagcgcgATCTAAAGCGTGAATCTACAATT CGTCGTAAGGAGGATAAAGAAAGGGCCGAACGCTATACCAACGTGATGCGAGCCCTCGTCTGGCGGTACGTTTCAGCTATGCATCGACGTATGGAACAGGATGCCGTAACCGAGGATGACATCAACGAGGTCAAGACAGAGATCTCCGCCATGCGATACGAGCTCTTAGACATTTTCGAGAAGAACGGCATGGATGTATCTGCTGTTGACCGCAAGGAGAAGG CTGTCTTGGCTAAGCGAATGAAGATCTGGGAACGGCGTCTCATGAAGGACTTCCACGTTGCACCGGTGGAGATCGCCGaacaggaagaagaagaggaagaggaagatgCCAATCCGCTGGCACGCTTCCGACGCGTCGCCAAGAAGGTTGCCAATAATACGACCTCCGCCAAATGGGGACAGGTAATGACAGGGGTTGGTGTAGAAATCAACACACAAATCGGTCGTTGCCGCAACCGGGACAGCTtccggcagcaacagcaactccAGAAGGCCATGGCGGAAGCTCGTCGTCTGGTGGAACGCAGCCCGCTTCCGCACTCGAGAAGCGCATCCCCATCAATCGATGGCTATACCGACGAGACAACGAACACACTGCTGCATCTGCTAAGCCAGTTGGCCGAGGATGGTGATGCATCACCCGGAAACACACTGAACATGCATGATGCGAAGAGTGGAGCGACAACTCCACTCAACATGCTCACGGCACAGCTTCAGGCTGCACTAAGCAAAACACCTTCTCCACGCATGATGAAATCGTCTAAATCGTGCTCTGACGGTGGGTTGAAGTCTCCCGCAGGTACGCTCGGCTCCGTCGGACGGTCTCGATCTCCAGGAGGCGGTTCTCGGCTCGAAGGATCCGCCTTAGCGAAATCGCCGCTAGCTTCCATCGCTGGCAGCAAATCACCTTCTCCGGACGGAACTCCGGCCCCGGAGAAGAAGGGTAGTCTCACGGTAaaatcaccaccacctcctTCCATCAAATCTCCACCTCCCTGCAAGTCTCTTCCCACATCCACGGTGCTGtcgcctccaccaccaacagTTCAGTCACCTCCACCTACGATCCACATCACTCGCACTGAGTCACAGCTGGTTAAGAAATCGGATCTCAAGGACAGTTGCGAGGAAGCGGAAGAGTCCAAAGCTGCTCCACCACTTCCAACCTCTCCGCCGCCGACCGAATCTTTGAAACAGTCGGTGGTTCACAGTGATGATCCTGAGCCACTAGTTTCCGGTGTTAATTCACCCCCGAAGGTCGTCAAACGCAAAGCTCCAGCTCCCATGCCTGCGTCGACCGGTGAGGATATTTCAGTAGCACGTCCCGTCGCTGTAAAACCGCAGCCTGGTCAAGGCATGcttcctccaccaccatcgaaaGAGGATCTCGCAGCCGGTCCACAACCCTCACCAGCGGTTCCGGCAATCATTCCTACATTTAGTACTACTCCAGCCACTC